From the genome of Streptomyces sp. V1I1, one region includes:
- the rph gene encoding ribonuclease PH, which yields MSRIDGRTPEQLRPVTIERGWSKHAEGSVLISFGDTKVFCTASVTEGVPRWRKGSGEGWVTAEYSMLPRSTNTRGDRESVRGKIGGRTHEISRLIGRSLRAVIDYKALGENTIVLDCDVLQADGGTRTAAVTGAYVALADAVAWAQAKKLVKAGRKPLIGTVAAVSVGIVDGTPLLDLCYEEDVRAETDMNVVCTGDGRFVEVQGTAEAEPFDRKELNALLDLATGGCADLAALQLEALGSSEPLG from the coding sequence ATGTCTCGAATCGACGGCCGCACCCCCGAACAGCTCCGCCCGGTCACCATCGAACGCGGATGGAGCAAGCACGCCGAGGGCTCCGTCCTCATCTCCTTCGGCGACACGAAGGTCTTCTGCACCGCCTCGGTCACCGAAGGCGTCCCGCGCTGGCGCAAGGGCAGCGGCGAAGGCTGGGTCACCGCCGAGTACTCGATGCTGCCGCGCTCCACCAACACCCGCGGCGACCGCGAATCCGTACGCGGCAAGATCGGCGGCCGTACGCACGAGATCAGCCGCCTCATCGGCCGCTCGCTGCGCGCCGTCATCGACTACAAGGCGCTCGGCGAGAACACCATCGTCCTGGACTGCGACGTCCTCCAGGCCGACGGCGGCACCCGCACCGCCGCCGTCACCGGCGCGTACGTCGCTCTCGCCGACGCCGTCGCCTGGGCCCAGGCCAAGAAGCTCGTCAAGGCCGGCCGCAAGCCTCTCATCGGGACCGTCGCCGCAGTCAGCGTCGGCATCGTCGACGGCACTCCGCTCCTCGACCTCTGTTACGAGGAGGACGTGCGCGCCGAGACCGACATGAACGTCGTCTGCACCGGCGACGGCCGCTTCGTCGAGGTCCAGGGCACCGCCGAGGCCGAGCCCTTCGACCGCAAGGAGCTCAACGCGCTCCTCGACCTCGCGACCGGCGGCTGCGCCGACCTGGCCGCGCTCCAGCTCGAAGCGCTCGGTTCGAGCGAGCCGCTCGGATAG
- the rdgB gene encoding RdgB/HAM1 family non-canonical purine NTP pyrophosphatase, with the protein MTRLILATRNAGKITELKAILADAGLTHDLVGADAYPDIPDVKETGVTFAENALLKAHALARATGLPAVADDSGLCVDVLGGAPGIFSARWAGRHGDDTANLNLLLTQLADIDEAHRGAHFACAAALALPDGTERVVEGRLLGTLRHAPSGTGGFGYDPILQPEGETRTCAELTPAEKNAISHRGKAFRALVPVVRELLG; encoded by the coding sequence ATGACCCGTCTGATCCTCGCCACCCGCAACGCCGGGAAAATCACCGAACTCAAGGCCATCCTCGCCGACGCGGGCCTCACCCACGACCTCGTCGGCGCGGATGCCTACCCCGACATCCCCGACGTCAAGGAAACCGGCGTCACCTTCGCCGAGAACGCCCTGCTCAAGGCGCACGCCCTGGCCCGGGCCACCGGCCTGCCGGCCGTCGCCGACGACTCCGGCCTCTGTGTCGACGTACTCGGCGGCGCGCCCGGCATCTTCTCCGCCCGGTGGGCGGGCCGCCACGGCGACGACACGGCCAACCTGAACCTGCTGCTGACCCAGCTCGCCGACATCGACGAGGCCCACCGCGGCGCCCACTTCGCGTGCGCGGCGGCCCTGGCCCTCCCGGACGGCACCGAACGCGTCGTCGAGGGCCGCCTGCTGGGCACCCTGCGCCACGCGCCCTCGGGCACGGGCGGCTTCGGTTACGACCCGATCCTGCAGCCGGAGGGCGAGACGCGTACGTGCGCGGAGCTGACCCCGGCGGAGAAGAACGCGATCAGCCATAGGGGGAAGGCGTTCAGGGCGCTGGTGCCGGTGGTGCGGGAGCTGCTGGGCTGA
- the bcp gene encoding thioredoxin-dependent thiol peroxidase, which translates to MSERLQPGDTAPAFTLPDADGNEVSLADHKGRKVIVYFYPAALTPGCTKQACDFTDNLDLLAGAGYDVIGVSPDKPEKLAKFRDKESLKVTLVGDPSKETLEAYGAFGEKKLYGKTVTGVIRSTVVVDEEGKVERALYNVKATGHVAKIIKDLGV; encoded by the coding sequence ATGAGCGAGCGACTCCAGCCCGGCGACACGGCCCCGGCCTTCACCCTGCCCGACGCGGACGGCAACGAGGTCTCGCTCGCCGACCACAAGGGCCGGAAGGTGATCGTCTACTTCTACCCGGCGGCTCTGACGCCCGGCTGCACCAAGCAGGCCTGCGACTTCACGGACAACCTGGACCTGCTGGCGGGCGCGGGCTACGACGTCATCGGCGTATCGCCGGACAAGCCGGAGAAGCTGGCGAAGTTCCGCGACAAGGAGAGCCTGAAGGTCACGCTGGTCGGGGACCCGTCCAAGGAGACCCTGGAGGCGTACGGCGCGTTCGGCGAGAAGAAGCTGTACGGCAAGACGGTGACCGGTGTCATCCGCTCGACGGTCGTGGTCGACGAGGAGGGCAAGGTCGAGCGTGCGCTGTACAACGTGAAGGCGACGGGCCATGTGGCCAAGATCATCAAGGACCTCGGGGTCTGA
- a CDS encoding DUF3618 domain-containing protein, translated as MSDARTPAQIEADIVRRRDQLAETLDEIGVRMHPKTVIGDAKARVASAVDQTAGRAFVAVNRTVSDIKAQFVTEKGAPRLERVVPVALLAVGLVSLLAVSARRRRA; from the coding sequence GTGTCGGATGCCAGGACCCCTGCGCAGATCGAGGCGGACATCGTCCGCAGGCGCGACCAGCTTGCCGAGACGCTCGACGAGATCGGGGTGCGCATGCACCCGAAGACGGTCATCGGTGACGCGAAGGCCAGGGTCGCCTCGGCTGTGGACCAGACCGCGGGTCGTGCTTTCGTCGCGGTGAACCGCACGGTGTCCGACATCAAGGCGCAGTTCGTTACGGAAAAAGGCGCGCCCCGGCTGGAGCGGGTGGTTCCGGTGGCGCTGCTGGCCGTGGGGCTCGTGAGCCTGCTCGCCGTGTCGGCGAGAAGGCGACGGGCGTGA
- a CDS encoding co-chaperone GroES, with protein sequence MSDNTHHDKLPIRMLHDRVLVRTDIPEGERRSSGGIVIPATAAVGRRLAWAEVVAVGQNVRTVEPGDRVLYDPEDRAEVEVRGVAYVLMRERDLHAVAADRFQGSEDSTGLYL encoded by the coding sequence GTGAGCGACAATACCCACCACGACAAGCTGCCCATCCGGATGCTGCACGACCGCGTGCTGGTGAGGACCGACATCCCGGAGGGCGAGCGGCGTTCCAGCGGCGGCATCGTCATTCCGGCGACAGCGGCGGTCGGCAGGCGTCTGGCCTGGGCCGAGGTGGTGGCAGTCGGGCAGAACGTACGCACCGTGGAGCCGGGCGACCGGGTGCTGTACGACCCCGAGGACCGCGCCGAGGTCGAGGTGCGGGGTGTGGCGTACGTACTGATGCGGGAGCGCGATCTGCACGCGGTCGCGGCGGACCGTTTCCAGGGCTCCGAGGACTCCACCGGGCTGTACCTGTAG
- a CDS encoding multidrug efflux SMR transporter, giving the protein MAWVLLVAAGLLEVGWSIGMKFTDGFTRLWPSVFTGLGIVASMMLLSHAARTLPIGTAYGVWVGIGAAGAAVVGMMALNEPATAARIFFVCLLLVAVVGLKATSGH; this is encoded by the coding sequence ATGGCCTGGGTTCTGCTTGTTGCCGCCGGTCTGCTCGAGGTCGGCTGGTCGATCGGGATGAAGTTCACCGACGGGTTCACCCGGCTGTGGCCGAGCGTGTTCACCGGACTAGGGATCGTCGCCAGCATGATGCTGCTCTCCCACGCCGCCAGGACACTGCCGATCGGTACGGCGTACGGCGTCTGGGTCGGCATCGGCGCGGCCGGTGCGGCGGTCGTCGGCATGATGGCGCTGAACGAGCCCGCGACCGCCGCGCGGATCTTCTTCGTCTGTCTGCTGCTGGTTGCCGTGGTGGGGCTGAAGGCGACCTCGGGTCACTGA
- a CDS encoding ABC-2 family transporter protein: protein MRLYVVVAAGGFRRYATYRMATAAGVFTNTVFGFIMAYTYTALWDERPQLGGYDLSQALTYVWLGQALLMTCAMMGGGFEDELMERIRTGDIAIDLYRPADLQLWWLSGDLGRAAFHLMGRGIVPMALGALAFDLALPSSPLTWLAFLVSVALGVVVSFAVRFLVALSAFWLMDGAGVMQICWLAGLFFSGMLLPLNLFPGALGEVARALPWSSLLQVPADVFLGRHTGWGLVQAYAFQGGWALALLAAGRALQTVATRRVVVQGG from the coding sequence GTGCGGCTGTACGTGGTCGTCGCCGCCGGTGGGTTCCGGCGCTATGCGACGTACCGGATGGCGACGGCGGCGGGGGTGTTCACCAACACCGTCTTCGGCTTCATCATGGCGTACACCTATACGGCCCTGTGGGACGAGCGCCCGCAGCTCGGCGGGTACGACCTCTCCCAGGCGCTCACCTATGTGTGGCTGGGACAGGCGCTGCTGATGACCTGCGCCATGATGGGCGGCGGTTTCGAGGACGAGCTGATGGAGCGGATCCGCACCGGGGACATCGCGATCGACCTCTACCGGCCGGCCGACCTTCAACTGTGGTGGCTTTCGGGCGACTTGGGGCGGGCGGCCTTCCACCTCATGGGCCGCGGCATCGTGCCGATGGCGCTCGGCGCGCTCGCCTTCGACCTTGCGCTGCCGAGCTCGCCGCTGACCTGGCTCGCCTTCCTGGTGTCGGTGGCGCTGGGCGTGGTGGTGAGCTTCGCGGTCCGGTTCCTGGTGGCGCTCTCCGCGTTCTGGCTGATGGACGGGGCCGGGGTGATGCAGATCTGCTGGCTGGCCGGGCTGTTCTTCTCCGGGATGCTGCTGCCGCTGAACCTCTTCCCCGGCGCCCTGGGCGAAGTGGCCCGGGCGCTGCCCTGGTCCTCGCTGCTCCAGGTCCCGGCGGACGTCTTCCTCGGCAGGCACACCGGATGGGGGCTGGTGCAGGCGTACGCCTTCCAGGGCGGCTGGGCGCTGGCGCTGCTGGCCGCCGGGCGGGCCCTGCAGACCGTCGCGACCCGCCGGGTGGTGGTCCAGGGTGGCTGA
- a CDS encoding ABC transporter permease: protein MADALSNGLRAYGLIAAMWIRSTMAYRASFVMTAFGNLAATSFDFVTILLMFSHVDALGGYTLGEIAFLYGASGTAFGLADLVMGSMNRLGRRVRDGTLDTLLVRPVPVLAQVAADRFALRRLGRITQGLLIFGYGVRVLDIEWTPLRLLMVPMMLLSGAAIFSALYVAGAAFQFWAQDASEVQNSFTYGGNTLLQYPPTLFAKDLVRGVTFVVPLAFVNWLPALYVLGRPYPLDLPQWLAFLPPVVAGFCCWLAALAWRVGLRSYRSTGS, encoded by the coding sequence GTGGCTGACGCGCTCTCGAACGGACTGCGGGCATACGGCCTGATCGCCGCGATGTGGATCCGCTCCACGATGGCCTACCGTGCGTCGTTCGTGATGACGGCGTTCGGGAACCTCGCGGCGACCTCCTTCGACTTCGTCACGATCCTGCTGATGTTCTCGCACGTGGACGCGCTGGGCGGCTACACCTTGGGCGAGATCGCCTTTCTGTACGGGGCGTCGGGCACCGCCTTCGGCCTCGCCGACCTGGTGATGGGCTCGATGAACCGGCTGGGGCGGCGGGTGCGTGACGGCACGCTGGACACGCTGCTGGTGCGTCCGGTGCCGGTGCTCGCCCAGGTGGCGGCGGACCGGTTCGCCCTGCGCCGGCTGGGCCGGATCACCCAGGGACTGCTGATCTTCGGCTACGGAGTGCGCGTCCTCGACATCGAGTGGACGCCGCTGCGGTTGCTGATGGTGCCGATGATGCTGCTCAGCGGGGCGGCGATCTTCTCGGCGCTGTACGTGGCGGGGGCGGCGTTCCAGTTCTGGGCGCAGGACGCCTCCGAGGTGCAGAACTCCTTCACGTACGGCGGGAACACGCTGCTCCAGTACCCGCCGACGCTCTTCGCGAAGGACCTGGTGCGCGGGGTGACCTTCGTGGTGCCGCTGGCCTTCGTCAACTGGCTGCCCGCGCTGTATGTGCTGGGACGGCCCTACCCGCTGGACCTGCCGCAGTGGCTCGCCTTCCTGCCGCCCGTGGTCGCCGGGTTCTGCTGCTGGCTGGCCGCCCTCGCCTGGCGCGTCGGCCTTCGTTCGTACCGGAGCACAGGGAGCTGA
- a CDS encoding type IV secretory system conjugative DNA transfer family protein encodes MDSSHKTYELTFPAGLNLAAAARVFTALDGLLSPIHRGPLVIARRTVAFELLLSPTGVHHLMSVPDDIAEAVGKHLRGIMPMLRVTEIAHQPRRWLVAGELRLTQTEPEEAAKEAAKDAAYIPVLLNSLSGLAVDEAAMVQLIVTGGGQGRVLYHARVATTAPHQIRARQIMKALSNGFKSLHASIVRPVPAAIINRVSLRSAPIIEWRQAPVIESLALAYAMPIGTPQLGGMRYNRGLQLAPDHSISSDGARVAEANFHGAERPLALTPVGRAAHTLVVAPTDSGKSTLIENLIVDDIRNGRGLLYIDPKGDSARKVADLVPRERIRDVIYFDVSDLNYPIGLNLLTGGRSDRIAADLTDSFNKLYDLSNAHRAFDVLRSSLMCLAECGYTILDVLPFLEPGPRGQPFRDKVAAQLTKRPMLSFIAWYDNLSTREQAEVASTLERRLRPLHNHPELTATFGQSVSGFDIEEALHGQKIIVVPLNKGVIGKEAARVVATLVLNAVWNAARSVELKQNFHLYIDEFREMANVPVPYGEMFEQARGYKLPILAAVQDVERFGERERAELMNNARNMFFYRPAPRDARHLAREMGNGVTEEHLMSLGSRELMMRFQVDGVPSLPVTGHAYPPPTPVGLGKEVLAASRATYGRPMAEVEAEIERRYAGSRTTPRAVVPTPDKPSSPPPAPLPVAEETGWEPWDGSIES; translated from the coding sequence ATGGACAGCAGCCACAAGACCTACGAACTCACCTTTCCGGCAGGCTTGAATCTAGCCGCAGCCGCCCGTGTCTTCACGGCCCTCGACGGGCTACTCAGCCCCATCCATCGCGGTCCATTAGTCATCGCCCGCCGTACGGTCGCCTTTGAGCTACTGCTATCACCGACTGGCGTCCATCACCTGATGAGCGTCCCGGATGACATTGCCGAAGCGGTCGGCAAACACCTGCGCGGCATCATGCCCATGCTCCGAGTGACCGAGATAGCCCACCAACCGCGCCGTTGGCTGGTGGCAGGTGAGCTCAGGCTGACGCAGACGGAACCCGAGGAGGCAGCCAAAGAAGCCGCCAAGGACGCGGCCTACATTCCGGTACTACTCAACAGCTTGAGCGGCCTGGCCGTCGATGAAGCCGCCATGGTTCAGCTCATTGTCACGGGTGGCGGTCAAGGCCGCGTCTTGTATCACGCCCGAGTGGCAACGACTGCGCCTCACCAAATCCGAGCCCGGCAGATCATGAAAGCACTGAGTAACGGCTTCAAGTCCCTTCATGCTTCCATCGTGCGACCGGTGCCGGCTGCCATTATCAACCGGGTCAGTCTCAGGTCTGCGCCCATCATCGAATGGCGTCAGGCCCCCGTCATTGAATCACTTGCCCTGGCCTACGCCATGCCCATTGGAACCCCTCAGCTTGGCGGAATGAGATACAACCGTGGCCTGCAACTCGCTCCCGACCACTCAATCTCAAGTGATGGTGCACGAGTCGCTGAAGCCAACTTCCACGGTGCAGAGCGGCCATTGGCGCTCACTCCAGTAGGCAGGGCCGCCCATACGCTCGTGGTGGCACCGACCGACTCCGGTAAAAGCACGCTCATCGAGAACCTGATAGTCGACGACATCAGGAACGGCCGGGGTCTGCTCTACATCGACCCCAAGGGCGACTCCGCTCGGAAAGTGGCGGACCTCGTACCGCGTGAGCGCATCCGGGATGTCATCTACTTTGACGTGTCAGACCTCAACTACCCGATTGGTCTTAACCTGCTGACAGGCGGTCGCTCAGACCGTATTGCAGCCGACCTCACCGACAGCTTCAACAAGCTCTATGACCTGTCCAACGCCCACAGGGCCTTTGACGTACTGCGCTCCTCACTGATGTGTCTGGCCGAATGCGGGTACACCATTCTGGATGTACTGCCGTTCTTGGAGCCAGGCCCACGAGGGCAGCCCTTCCGGGACAAGGTGGCAGCCCAACTTACGAAGCGCCCCATGCTGAGCTTTATTGCCTGGTACGACAACCTCAGTACCAGAGAGCAAGCCGAGGTAGCGTCGACCCTAGAGCGACGGTTGCGCCCGCTTCATAACCACCCTGAGCTAACGGCCACCTTCGGGCAATCAGTCTCGGGCTTCGACATCGAAGAAGCGCTCCACGGCCAAAAGATCATCGTAGTGCCGCTCAATAAGGGCGTCATCGGCAAGGAAGCCGCTCGGGTAGTAGCCACCCTGGTACTCAACGCCGTCTGGAATGCCGCTCGCTCAGTGGAGCTCAAGCAGAACTTTCACCTCTACATCGATGAGTTCCGCGAGATGGCCAACGTGCCGGTGCCCTACGGTGAAATGTTCGAGCAGGCCCGTGGGTACAAGCTGCCCATCCTCGCGGCCGTCCAGGACGTAGAACGCTTCGGTGAGCGGGAGCGGGCCGAACTGATGAACAATGCCCGCAACATGTTCTTCTACCGTCCGGCTCCCCGGGATGCCCGCCACCTTGCCCGAGAGATGGGCAATGGCGTGACCGAAGAACACCTGATGAGTCTGGGCTCTCGTGAACTGATGATGCGCTTCCAAGTGGATGGCGTCCCCAGTCTGCCGGTCACGGGTCACGCCTATCCCCCACCCACGCCCGTTGGTCTGGGTAAGGAAGTCCTGGCAGCTTCCCGCGCCACATACGGCCGCCCCATGGCAGAAGTAGAAGCCGAGATTGAGCGGCGTTATGCCGGTAGTAGAACCACGCCGCGGGCTGTGGTGCCGA